CAGCCCAACGGCGCGAGCCGCTCTCCGACGACGAGCACCGCCAGGAGGGCGGCGACGGCTGGCTCGAGCAGCGTCACCGTGGTCGCCGTGCTCGGGGAGAGACGGGTGAGTCCGTAACCGAATAACACGTATCCCAGGAACATGGGGACCAGCGAGATATAGGCGGCCACACCCAGCGTCGTCGCGGAGTTCAGGAGAGGCGTACCGGTCACCAGCAGCACAGGTACCAGCAGGGCTCCGCCGACCCCGAAGACCGATCCCATCGCTGCTGCCCGTCCCGTCCCGGCGAGCATGAGGCGGAATGCCACCCAGGCATACAGTGCATAGGACACCCCGGCCAGCAGGCCGAGCGCGATGCCGGCGAGGGCCGCTGATCCGTCGGCGGTGGTGTCATCGCTGCCGGATGCCGCACTGATCAGAACGGCGCCGGTGATCCCGAGCCCGGCGGCACTGCTCCACCAGGGGCCCAGTGACGCTCCTCCGGTGAACTTCTCGACGACTCCGGCGGCCAGGGGTGCCGAGGCCAGGGAAATCACCGTCCCGACCGCCACCCCGGCCAGGTGCATCGAACTGTAGAACGCCAGCGGGTACGTGAACACGGCGAGCCCGCCCAGCACGACCAGGCCCCTGTGCTCCTTGAGCAGTGTGCGGGTGCTCCACAGATCAGGGGCCGCGATCAGTGCCTGCAGTAGGCCGCCGACGCCGAGGGACACGGCCCCGATTGCCAACGGACCGACATCCTCGGCGAGACTGGCAGCGGTGCCTGTCGTGCCCCAGAGTACGGCGGTGACGGTGACGGCCAGGAGTGCGGGAAAGCGGGAGGGGCTCATGCGGTGCAGGGGGAGCCGGATGTTGCCCGCCGGACGATCTCCTCGGCGAGGTCACGCGCATGGTGCAGGTGCTCTGTCGTACCGTCCAGTCCCGAGCGTGTCATGGCGCCCTCCAACAGGAAGGACAGGTGGCCGGCGGTCGCGCGGGCTGCGTCTTCGGTGTCTTCGGTGTCTTCGGTGTCCCCGGTGTCCTCGGCCAGGGGACCCGGTTTCAGTGCCGCCAGCAGGAGGTCTTCGATCTCCTTCTTGTGTCTGCTCACCTGGGCACGGGGCGGCGAGCCGGCCGGGAACTCGGCGGCACTGTTGAGGAGGCCACAGCCGCGGAAGCGCTGCCCGTCGGCCTCGGCGTGGTCGGTGTAGGCGTCGAACACGGCGAGGACCCGGTCCGTCGGTGCGGGCCCAGCGTGCCGGAGACGGGTGTCATAGAGGCCGAGCCACTGGTGGTGTCGTTGCTCGATGAAAGCCGCGATGAGCTCGTCCTTCGACGAGAAGTTGTTGTACAGGCTCTTGCGGGCGACACCGGCGTGATCGACGATGGTGTCGATGCCTGTGGCGGCAATCCCTTGTTCATAGAACAGTTCCGTGGCAGCGGCGAGGATACGCTCGCGGGCAGGGCGGCGTCGGGTCTCGGGCACTGTCGTCTCCTTCGTCGTCCGCGGACAGTTAAGTAGCCAGATCAGTCTACCTACTTTTCCGGAGAGTTGAGACCCGGAGGTACGGCAATGTCATTCAGGTGCCAGGATCGGTCGGCTCCACGGCGCTGTGGCGACAGATCCTGGCACCTGATTCACAAGGATCCGGTAGCCCGGGGACGGCAAAAAGCGTGAGTTACCGTTCCGCCTTCCCGGGTGCCGGTGTGGCCGGGCCGGGAAAACGGGACGGTAACTCACGCTGAGACGAGAGTTGCCGTGAAGTCGGGGTCAGCGGGCGCGCTTGGCCAGCCGTTCGGTGTCGGAGATCAACACCGACTTGCCCTCCAGGCGGATCCAGCCACGGTGAGCGAACTCCGCCAGTGCCTTGTTGACCGTCTCGCGCGATGCGCCGACGAGCTGCGCGATCTCTTCCTGGGTCAGGTCGTGGTGGACGCGCAGTGCACCACCCTCCTGGACGCCGAACCGGTTCGCCAACTGCAGCAGTGCCTTGGCCACACGGCCCGGAACGTCGGTGAAGATCAGGTCGGCCAGCGTGTTGTTCGTACGGCGCAGGCGACGGGCCAGCACCCGGAGCAGCTGTTCAGAGATCTCGGGATGGTCCGAGATCCAGTCATGCAGCATCTGGGAGTCCATGGTGGCGGCGGTCATCTCGGTGACACACACGGCTGCGGAGGTGCGGGGCCCCGGATCGAAGATGGACAGCTCGCCGAACATGTCGGACGGCCCCATGATCGTCAGCAGGTTCTCGCGACCGTCCGGCGCGTGCCGGGCCAGCTTCACCTTGCCGCTGATGATGATGTAGAGCCGGTCGCCCGGTTCACCCTCGTCAAAGATGGTGGTGCCTCGTGGGAACGTCACCGACTCCAACTGCTCGATGAGTGCGTTGACCGCGGTGGCCTCGACACCCTGGAAAATTCCGGCGCGAGACAGGATCTCAGGTACTTCACCCATTACTCGTCTGACTCCTGGTCTTGGTACTGTTCGTCTGCTGTTCGGTGGCAAGCTGGTGGTGCTGGCGATGCTCTGGCCGACCGTGACAGGTTGGTCACACCGGCCCCCGAAAAGGGTCACTCCACACAATACAGCGTAGGGGGCATCTTCTGTGGAACGCGGGTTAGACTGTCTCCACCATGGTCGCCACATCACCCTCTCAATCCTCTCAATCGCCGCACCCCGCTGCCCGTCGCCGCCTGTCCGGCGAGAGTCCGCTGGCGCTGACCCGGCGGACCCGCTGGGTCAACCGGACCTTGGCGCAGGAGTACCCGGACGCACACTGCGAGTTGGACTACTCCACGCCGCTGGAACTTCTCGTAGCCACGGTGCTGTCCGCGCAGTGCACGGACAAACGCGTCAACCAGGTCACTCCGGGGCTGTTCCGGGAGTTCCCGGATGCTGCTGCGTACGCCGGTGCCGACCGGGAACGGCTGGAGGAGGTCATCCGTCCGACGGGTTTCTTCCGGAACAAGGCATCGAGCCTCATCGGCCTGGGGGCCGCACTGTGCGACGAACACGGTGGTGAAGTCCCTGGAACGATGCAGGAGTTGGTCGCCCTGCCTGGTGTGGGCCGCAAGACGGCGAATGTCGTGCTGGGCAATGCCTTCAACGTGCCCGGTTTCCCGGTGGACACCCATGTCGGGCGGGTGGTCCGCAGGCTGGGACTGACCACGCAGACCGACGCTGTCGCCGTGGAGCGCGAGATCACCGCGATGG
The genomic region above belongs to Corynebacterium glyciniphilum AJ 3170 and contains:
- a CDS encoding TetR/AcrR family transcriptional regulator, whose translation is MPETRRRPARERILAAATELFYEQGIAATGIDTIVDHAGVARKSLYNNFSSKDELIAAFIEQRHHQWLGLYDTRLRHAGPAPTDRVLAVFDAYTDHAEADGQRFRGCGLLNSAAEFPAGSPPRAQVSRHKKEIEDLLLAALKPGPLAEDTGDTEDTEDTEDAARATAGHLSFLLEGAMTRSGLDGTTEHLHHARDLAEEIVRRATSGSPCTA
- the glxR gene encoding CRP-like cAMP-activated global transcriptional regulator GlxR, whose amino-acid sequence is MGEVPEILSRAGIFQGVEATAVNALIEQLESVTFPRGTTIFDEGEPGDRLYIIISGKVKLARHAPDGRENLLTIMGPSDMFGELSIFDPGPRTSAAVCVTEMTAATMDSQMLHDWISDHPEISEQLLRVLARRLRRTNNTLADLIFTDVPGRVAKALLQLANRFGVQEGGALRVHHDLTQEEIAQLVGASRETVNKALAEFAHRGWIRLEGKSVLISDTERLAKRAR
- the nth gene encoding endonuclease III: MVATSPSQSSQSPHPAARRRLSGESPLALTRRTRWVNRTLAQEYPDAHCELDYSTPLELLVATVLSAQCTDKRVNQVTPGLFREFPDAAAYAGADRERLEEVIRPTGFFRNKASSLIGLGAALCDEHGGEVPGTMQELVALPGVGRKTANVVLGNAFNVPGFPVDTHVGRVVRRLGLTTQTDAVAVEREITAMVEKKEWTMFSHRLIFHGRRVCHSRRPDCASCVLAPKCPSFEAGDQAGVRE
- a CDS encoding DMT family transporter, which codes for MSPSRFPALLAVTVTAVLWGTTGTAASLAEDVGPLAIGAVSLGVGGLLQALIAAPDLWSTRTLLKEHRGLVVLGGLAVFTYPLAFYSSMHLAGVAVGTVISLASAPLAAGVVEKFTGGASLGPWWSSAAGLGITGAVLISAASGSDDTTADGSAALAGIALGLLAGVSYALYAWVAFRLMLAGTGRAAAMGSVFGVGGALLVPVLLVTGTPLLNSATTLGVAAYISLVPMFLGYVLFGYGLTRLSPSTATTVTLLEPAVAALLAVLVVGERLAPLGWIGLVLIGLVLLILAVSPDRSHSSTESR